The genomic window TTCTTATGATTTGCGGTGATAGTCATAAATTACGGTGAAGAGAAATAGTATTTCCAGAAAAAATTTAGATGCTTAGATACAATTTGTAACCTGATGTGTTAGTCTAGATAAACAACTCGTAAATAAACATCTATTACTAATCAACTCCTCTAAAATATAGGAGTTAATTGTTGTTAACTACGAAAAACAAGTTGAGGGATAAACTTTCAGGTTTAATCAACTCCTTGCATTCAATTTCGTAATAGCGTAAGATATGTAAAGTTTTACATTAAAACTCATTGTTGAATTTGCCCCCTGGTCTGAACAGTTTTTCAACTGTAAGATTAGGGGGTTTTACTATTTAGCCCAGCCAACAAATTAACTCCATTGTTTGGGATTGTTGACTAACTACTAAAATGAGCCAAAAACACTAGTAAACAAATCTTGCCGGAATTGGCGCAGATTCTGCCTTTGTGCGGTAGCTTGTTCGGTTCTGTCCTTTGCCGTTTCAGCTAAAAAGTCGTGGGTTGTTTGCTCCAGATTTTTGTGAAACTGATGCAAAAACTTCGATTGAGCTTGAGCTTGAGCAAACCTTGTTTTAGCTGTTTCAGCTAAAAAATCTTGAGTTGTGTACTCAAGTTCTTCGTGGAAAGTACGCAGTTCTTGAGCTTGCTTTTTAGCTTGCTCTTGTCTATTTGCTGTTGTAGCGGACAAGAATTCATGAGTCTCTCTACATAGTTGAGCTACTTCCTCAGCTATTGACTGATGCTCTTGCCGGATTCTTTGCATTAAAGCCGTCATGAGGTTCTCCGCAATATTATTAAAAGCGTAAATTAACTACATTTACTAGATAATTAATATCTAGCAAATGCAGTTCAAAGAATATCTGCTTTTTTCGTTTTTGCCTTTGATAACTCAGGTTGAACGAATAAAAGCAGAATATACATCAGAATTACAAACTCAGTAATACTGATTTTCTGGAAGCTACTTAATAATTAAGCAGGCATTGCGGCGGATTGAGTTAGACCTACAGCTTCTGCATATTTCAGGTAGGTTTCAACAGATGCGATAACGATGCGGGCTTCAATTGCCAACAATTCAATACCAACTAGTGAAACACGTACCCAAGCATCTACAACGATACCTTTGTCTAAAATACGGTCAATAACTTCAGCCAAGCTTGAGGAAGAATTAGTTTTTTCAACTGCCATGATTTTGTACCTTAACTAGTTGTTGTTTTGAACTTTATCTGAACGAGAGTAGAATATCAGAATTAATAATAGTTAATTTTGATATTCTGGAAGCTACTTAATAATTAAGCAGGCATTGCGGCGGATTGAGTTAGACCTACAGCTTCTGCATATTTCAGGTAGGTTTCAACAGACGCAATGACGATGCGAGCTTCAATCGCCAGCAATTCAATACCAACTAAAGAAACACGTACCCAAGCATCTACAACGATACCTTTGTCTAAGATACGGTCAATAACTTCAGCCAAGCTTGAGGAAGAATTGGTTTTTTCGACTGCCATGTTTTTACACCTTAACTCATTGTTGATTCGTAGTATTGGCTAGGCATTTGCCTTTGCTCTTTACTGCATTCATATTAGACACTGCTGTTCGGGAATGTAAAGAGTTTGACAGGAGAAAAAGTGTAAAGAAATGCAAAAATACTAATGATGTAACAAAAAAATTGCAGTTAATTGTTTGTGTTGTATATGTTGGAAATGTTTTTATATTAAGAATGTAAGTTTTAATGTTGTACTTTGTTTGTTTTGTTATTTTTAATGTAATTCTTTCTGTTGGAGAATATATTATATTTTCCTCAAAAATAAATTAACAAACTTAAGTAATATTACGGTTACTAAAACTTTGGGAAGATAACATAGGATATTTTTAACAATTATCTTTAGTAAAAAAATCATGTCTATAGAAGCTACTTCTGATCCAGTACGGAAGGGTGCATTAGCCGGACTAATTGCTGCTTTTGTGGATCAAGGACATCCACCTCAATATGCTCAAGTGATGGCAACTTCCATTATTTTTCAGACAGACCTAGATTTAAGGAATGCCCAAATCGCTAGTCTGTTAAATTGGCTAAAACAGGAAAATGAGAATATCTATACATCTGCCCTAAGTGTGGTGGAAACAACTCGTGAGGAATTTGAGCGTCGGGTTCAACAGGGTTGAGTTGATTTACTCTCTTGAGGAATGGGATGGTATTTTGAAGAAGAATTCAGCAGTCATTAAACCCCACCCCCAACCCCTCCCCGTTGACGGGGAGGGAGACAAAGCGTAGCTGTGGGGAGGTGGGGTTTTTTGGGCTTCATCAGCAATCAGGCGAACATGATATGACTGCTGAATTTTTTCTTGACGACTGAAAACAATGTACAAAATCCTCCCCAAAGAAATTGCCTCTATATACACACGCGACGGTGTACGCCTCGATGCAGATATCTATCGCCCTGATGAGGAAGGCGAGTTTCCTGTATTATTAATGCGACAACCCTATGGTAGAGCGATCGCGTCTACGGTGGTTTATGCTCATCCTAGTTGGTACGCTGCCCAAGGTTACATTGTAGTGATTCAAGATGTGCGGGGACGCGGTACTTCGGAGGGTGAGTTTAAGTTATTCGCCAACGAAATCACTGACGGTGCAGATAGCGTTAATTGGGCTGCAAGTCTACCGGGGAGTAATGGCCAGGTGGGAATGTATGGCTTTTCTTATCAGGGGATGACTCAATTGTACGCTGCGATCGCCAAACCACCAGCCCTAAAAACTATTTGCCCAGCGATGATTGGCTATGATTTATATACAGATTGGGCTTATGAAGGTGGTGCATTCTGTTTGCAAACAAATTTAGCTTGGGCGATACAATTAGCAACAGAAACTGCACGGTTACGAGGTGATCAAGAAACATATCAAGCTTTACTTACAGCCTCGCGCAATCTCCCGCTAAATCATCCCGAAATTCTGCAAAAACTTACACCAGAATCTTTCTATCACGATTGGGTAGCTCATTCGCAACCTGATACTTATTGGCAAGAACTCTCACCCAAAAGCCACTTCCAAAGTGTTGACTTGCCGATGTTTCATATCGGTGGATGGTTTGATACTTATCTGCGCGGTACATTGCATCTATACCAAGATATGGTAGCCCGCGCTAATACTCCCCAAAATTTAATCATTGGCCCTTGGGCGCATTTACCCTGGGGACGCAAAGTTGGTGCAGCTGATTTTGGTAAGCTAGCCACTAGCCCAATAGATCAAATGCAGATTCGTTGGTTTAATCAATTTCTCAAAGGTGTAGATACAGGTTTATTAAATGAGTCTCCTGTGTGCCTGTTTGAAATGGGTAGTAACATTTGGCAAGATTTACCCAGTTTACCTAAACCAAATCAGAAATCTTACTTTTTGTCAACCACCGGACTAGCCAGCATCAGAGAAGATGCAGGAATCCTTATACCCAATCCCCAGTTCCCAATCCCCAGTCCCCAAGACGTATTAGTCCACGACCCTTGGCGACCAGTGCCAGCGATGGGTGGTCATGCAGCAATGCCGGCGGGTGTGTTTGAGCGATCGCAAATTGATTGCCGTTCTGATGTGTTAACTTACACTAGTGAACCTTTAACCGCAGATTTATCTCTAGTTGGGGAAGTATTAGTAAAAATCTGCTGTCAATCTGACCAAGATAGTTATGATTTGTGTGCTGTAATGTCCCAGGTATATCCTGATGGCAGCGTGTACAACGTGACGCAAGGTTATTTACATTGCCAAGACGGTAAAAACAACGTTACTAGAAATATACAATTGCAAACGATATGTATAAGAATAGGAAAAGGTAATTGTTTGCGTTTGAGTTTGAGTTTAGCTTGTTACCCAGCCTATGCAATGAACTCTGGGAATGGGGTTGTTTTAAGTAGTACCCGTTTAATGAATGCTCAGATCATAACACTGAGTGTTAGTTGTGATGGTTCTCAGGTTGTGTTACCGATGATTGCTTAGATTTATCACCCAACTTCTCTGGGTAGATATTCAACCATCAACCTGCAAGCAAGTTTAGAATTTAAAGTAAAGAAATATTTCTTAGCTTACAGGCATGAAACGCATCGTCTTGATTGCTGGTTTTGAATCGTTTAACGCTGACTTGTACAGGAAAGCCGCTTTATTGGCTAAATCTCGCTGTGCTGATTTGGATATTCGAGTATTTAGCGATCGCGATATTACAAGCATTCGCCCAGAAGTAGAAGCCGCACTCCAAGGCGCGGATGTGTTTTTTGGTAGCCTGATATTTGATTATGACCAAGTTTTGTGGTTGCGCGATCGCATCGCCCAAATCCCCATCCGCCTAGTATTTGAGTCAGCTTTAGAACTGATGAGTTTAACTCAAATCGGTGGATTTGCGATCGGTGACAAACCCAAAGGAATGCCCAAACCAGTTAAATTCATCCTCGATAAATTCAGTAATGGACGCGAAGAAGACAAACTCGCTGGTTATATTAGCTTCTTAAAAATCGGCCCCAAACTGCTGAAATTTGTCCCAGTGCAGAAAGTCCAAGACTTACGCAACTGGTTAATTATCTATGGTTACTGGAACGCCGGCGGGACAGAAAACGTTGCGTCATTATTTTGGACACTAGCAGAAAAATATTTAGATTTAAAAGTCGGCGACATCCCCCCACCCATCGAAACCCCCAACATAGGTTTACTACATCCCGACTATCCAGGCTTTTTTGAATCCCCCAAAGCATACCTAGAATGGTATCAAAAGAGGAACATAGGAAATAAAACCCATCCCCAATACCCAATACCCAATCCCCAGTCCCCAATCCCCAGTCCCCAATCCCCAATCCCCAATCCCCAATCCCCAATCACCGCCATCCTCCTCTACCGTAAACACGTCATCACCAAACAACCCTATATTCCCCAACTGATTCGCCGTTTTGAGGAAGCGGGTTTGATACCTTTACCCATTTTTATCAACGGTGTAGAAGGTCATGTGGCGGTACGTGATTGGATGACCACCGACTACGAACTTCACCAACGCAAAATAGGTAATATTGAAACCCCTTCACTTTCCCAAGAAGCCGTCAAAGTAGATGCAATTGTCTCCACCATTGGGTTTCCTCTCGTGGGTGGCCCAGCCGGTTCAATGGAAGCCGGTCGTCAAATAGAAGTAGCCAAGCGCATCCTCACCGCTAAAAACGTCCCCTACATTGTCGCTGCACCTTTGTTAATTCAAGACATCCACTCTTGGACGCGTCAAGGTGTGGGAGGTTTGCAAAGTGTGGTATTGTACGCCTTACCAGAATTAGACGGTGCAATTGATACTATTCCTCTGGGTGGATTGGTTGGGGAAGATATTTATTTAGTTCCCGAACGGGTACAGCGTCTGATTGGGAGAGTGCAAAACTGGGTAGAGTTGCGACAAAAACCCTCCGCAGAACGTAAAATAGCCATTATTTTGTATGGCTTCCCCCCTGGTTATGGTGCGGTAGGTACGGCTGCATTATTAAATGTCCCCCGCAGTTTAATTAAATTACTCCACGCCCTCAAAGACCAAGGTTATAACGTTGGCGACATCCCAGAAGATGGGGAAGAATTGATTCGCCGAGTCAGAGAAGCCGATGAAGAGATGGAAAGATGGGAAATAAATCAGCCTTTTCCCTCCTCAGCCAATACGGTCAACGCCCGGAAACTAGAAAAATGGTTAGGATATCTCCTGACATCGCGCATCGAAAAACAATGGAAATCTTTAACAGGAAGCGGAATAAAAACCTACGGTGATGAACTCCATATTGGTGGAGTGCAGTTAGGAAATGTGTGGATAGGTATACAGCCACCTTTGGGGATACAAGGCGACCCCATGCGGTTAATGTTTGAACGGGATTTAACACCTCATCCTCAATATGCAGCCTTTTATAAATGGTTACAAAATGAACTGCAAGCTGATGCTGTAGTTCACTTTGGTATGCACGGTACTGTAGAATGGTTGCCAGGTTCACCGTTAGGAAATACAGGTTATTCTTGGTCAGATATTTTATTAGGAGATTTGCCTAATTTATATATATACGCCGCCAATAATCCTTCCGAGTCGATATTAGCAAAACGTCGCGGTTATGGGGTGTTGATTTCTCATAATGTTCCCCCCTATGGTCGTGCTGGTTTGTATAAAGAATTGGTATCGCTGCGAGATTTAATTGCAGAATATCGAGAAGATAAGACAAAGAATTATGTACTAAAGGAAGGGATTTGTAAAAAAATTGTCGATACAGGTTTAGATGCCGACTGCCCATTTGAAGATGCCAAACATCTGGGTATTGCCTTCACTCCAGAAAACATCAGAATGTTTAGCAGCCACGCTTTTGATGATTATCTGGTGAAGTTATATGAGTATTTACAAGTTTTAGAAAATCGCTTATTTTCTTCGGGGCTGCATACATTGGGTGAACCACCAAACGAAGAAGAATTAGCATCTTATTTAGAAGCTTATTTTGGTAGTGAACAGCCAAGTGACCCAGAAGAAAAACAGCAAATCACAGATTTGTTGATGCAAAGTACAGATGAGTTAACCAATTTATTAAGGGGGTTGAATGGTGAATTTATTCCCCCTGCGCCTGGTGGTGATTTATTGCGAGATGGTGCGGGAGTGTTACCAACGGGGAGAAATATTCACGCTTTAGACCCCTATAGAATGCCTTCTCCCGCCGCCTATGAACGGGGACGGGAAATTGGGCAAAAAATTATCAGCCAGCATTTACAAGAACATGGCACATATCCCGAAACAGTAGCAGTTTTATTATGGGGATTAGATGCAATTAAAACTAAGGGTGAATCGTTAGGAATACTTTTAGAATTGGTAGGTGCTGAACCTGTAAAAGAAGGAACAGGGCGAATTGTTCGCTATGAATTGAAACCTTTAGTAGAAGTAGGACACCCCCGCATTGATGTGTTAGGAAATTTATCAGGAATCTTTAGGGATAGTTTTGTAAATATCATCGAATTGTTAGATGATTTATTCCAAAGGGCGGCTGATGCGGATGAACCAGAAGAGCAGAATTTTATTAAAAAACACGCTTTAGCTTTAAAGGCGCAAGGCGTAGAAAACACATCAGCGAGATTGTTTTCTAACCCGGCTGGTGATTTTGGTTCATTAGTAAATGATAGAGTAGTTGATGGTAACTGGGAATCTGGGGAAGAACTAGGAAATACTTGGCAAAGTCGCAATGTCTTTAGCTATGGCAGACAAGATAAAGGCCAAGCTAGACCAGAAGTATTAAATCAGTTATTAAAGACTAGCGATCGCATCGTGCAAGAAATAGACTCTGTAGAATATGGTTTAACCGATATTCAGGAAT from Nostoc sp. UHCC 0870 includes these protein-coding regions:
- the gvpC gene encoding gas vesicle protein GvpC, whose translation is MTALMQRIRQEHQSIAEEVAQLCRETHEFLSATTANRQEQAKKQAQELRTFHEELEYTTQDFLAETAKTRFAQAQAQSKFLHQFHKNLEQTTHDFLAETAKDRTEQATAQRQNLRQFRQDLFTSVFGSF
- the gvpA gene encoding gas vesicle structural protein GvpA, with translation MAVEKTNSSSSLAEVIDRILDKGIVVDAWVRVSLVGIELLAIEARIVIASVETYLKYAEAVGLTQSAAMPA
- the gvpA gene encoding gas vesicle structural protein GvpA, with translation MAVEKTNSSSSLAEVIDRILDKGIVVDAWVRVSLVGIELLAIEARIVIASVETYLKYAEAVGLTQSAAMPA
- a CDS encoding CocE/NonD family hydrolase, translating into MYKILPKEIASIYTRDGVRLDADIYRPDEEGEFPVLLMRQPYGRAIASTVVYAHPSWYAAQGYIVVIQDVRGRGTSEGEFKLFANEITDGADSVNWAASLPGSNGQVGMYGFSYQGMTQLYAAIAKPPALKTICPAMIGYDLYTDWAYEGGAFCLQTNLAWAIQLATETARLRGDQETYQALLTASRNLPLNHPEILQKLTPESFYHDWVAHSQPDTYWQELSPKSHFQSVDLPMFHIGGWFDTYLRGTLHLYQDMVARANTPQNLIIGPWAHLPWGRKVGAADFGKLATSPIDQMQIRWFNQFLKGVDTGLLNESPVCLFEMGSNIWQDLPSLPKPNQKSYFLSTTGLASIREDAGILIPNPQFPIPSPQDVLVHDPWRPVPAMGGHAAMPAGVFERSQIDCRSDVLTYTSEPLTADLSLVGEVLVKICCQSDQDSYDLCAVMSQVYPDGSVYNVTQGYLHCQDGKNNVTRNIQLQTICIRIGKGNCLRLSLSLACYPAYAMNSGNGVVLSSTRLMNAQIITLSVSCDGSQVVLPMIA
- the bchH gene encoding magnesium chelatase subunit H, with the translated sequence MKRIVLIAGFESFNADLYRKAALLAKSRCADLDIRVFSDRDITSIRPEVEAALQGADVFFGSLIFDYDQVLWLRDRIAQIPIRLVFESALELMSLTQIGGFAIGDKPKGMPKPVKFILDKFSNGREEDKLAGYISFLKIGPKLLKFVPVQKVQDLRNWLIIYGYWNAGGTENVASLFWTLAEKYLDLKVGDIPPPIETPNIGLLHPDYPGFFESPKAYLEWYQKRNIGNKTHPQYPIPNPQSPIPSPQSPIPNPQSPITAILLYRKHVITKQPYIPQLIRRFEEAGLIPLPIFINGVEGHVAVRDWMTTDYELHQRKIGNIETPSLSQEAVKVDAIVSTIGFPLVGGPAGSMEAGRQIEVAKRILTAKNVPYIVAAPLLIQDIHSWTRQGVGGLQSVVLYALPELDGAIDTIPLGGLVGEDIYLVPERVQRLIGRVQNWVELRQKPSAERKIAIILYGFPPGYGAVGTAALLNVPRSLIKLLHALKDQGYNVGDIPEDGEELIRRVREADEEMERWEINQPFPSSANTVNARKLEKWLGYLLTSRIEKQWKSLTGSGIKTYGDELHIGGVQLGNVWIGIQPPLGIQGDPMRLMFERDLTPHPQYAAFYKWLQNELQADAVVHFGMHGTVEWLPGSPLGNTGYSWSDILLGDLPNLYIYAANNPSESILAKRRGYGVLISHNVPPYGRAGLYKELVSLRDLIAEYREDKTKNYVLKEGICKKIVDTGLDADCPFEDAKHLGIAFTPENIRMFSSHAFDDYLVKLYEYLQVLENRLFSSGLHTLGEPPNEEELASYLEAYFGSEQPSDPEEKQQITDLLMQSTDELTNLLRGLNGEFIPPAPGGDLLRDGAGVLPTGRNIHALDPYRMPSPAAYERGREIGQKIISQHLQEHGTYPETVAVLLWGLDAIKTKGESLGILLELVGAEPVKEGTGRIVRYELKPLVEVGHPRIDVLGNLSGIFRDSFVNIIELLDDLFQRAADADEPEEQNFIKKHALALKAQGVENTSARLFSNPAGDFGSLVNDRVVDGNWESGEELGNTWQSRNVFSYGRQDKGQARPEVLNQLLKTSDRIVQEIDSVEYGLTDIQEYYANTGGLKKAAEKQSGKKVTTSFVESFSKDTTPRNLDDLLRMEYRTKLLNPKWAQAMANQGSGGAFEISQRMTALIGWGGTADFKDDWVYEQAADTYALDPQMAERLRQANPEAFRNIVSRMLEAHGRGFWQTDTDRLDKLRQLYELTDEQLEGVTV